Proteins found in one Vallitalea guaymasensis genomic segment:
- a CDS encoding CPBP family intramembrane glutamic endopeptidase has protein sequence MNSAKRGNIFILILILIMTLVPEIIGYLALHFNLKLTSISSILIPQLGFIVIPVILYFMITRQPVKKTLLFNKLDIINVLLAIGIGLLIQPLLSLINLVSQIFFENKISGTIFTLAEFPLWLLLILVAVLPAINEEIVTRGILLTNYKNVNIFKAALVSGLSFGMLHMNANQFSYAFVMGAILFILVKITGSIFSSMLIHFLINGLQMVIAKLALFLQEIFGNSIDYDLIAQETVSKDAIISLLPIPLILTFITLPLVFLLFYAAVKHNKKEYLFVKAPAEVIEPIKSKDKIFDVYLISSIIIFIAHVIIKEILVL, from the coding sequence ATGAACTCTGCAAAACGTGGTAATATATTCATATTGATACTTATACTAATAATGACACTGGTTCCTGAAATCATTGGATATCTAGCATTGCATTTCAATCTTAAGCTGACTTCTATTAGTTCTATATTAATACCTCAGCTTGGTTTCATTGTAATTCCAGTTATTCTATACTTCATGATTACAAGACAACCTGTTAAAAAAACATTGTTGTTCAATAAACTTGATATCATCAATGTTCTATTAGCGATAGGAATTGGATTATTGATACAACCTCTATTAAGTCTTATTAATCTAGTATCACAAATATTTTTTGAAAATAAGATATCAGGCACTATTTTTACATTAGCAGAATTTCCATTATGGCTGCTACTCATATTAGTTGCAGTACTACCTGCAATCAATGAAGAAATAGTTACTAGAGGAATACTTCTAACCAATTATAAAAACGTGAATATTTTTAAAGCAGCTCTAGTAAGTGGTCTATCCTTTGGTATGCTCCATATGAATGCAAATCAATTTTCTTATGCATTTGTCATGGGTGCCATATTATTCATACTAGTGAAGATAACAGGCTCTATATTTTCTAGTATGCTCATACACTTTTTGATTAATGGTTTACAAATGGTTATTGCCAAATTAGCATTATTCCTGCAAGAGATATTTGGAAACTCAATTGATTATGACTTGATTGCGCAAGAAACAGTAAGTAAGGATGCAATTATTTCTTTATTGCCTATACCACTTATACTTACTTTTATTACATTACCACTAGTATTTCTATTGTTTTATGCAGCTGTCAAACATAATAAAAAGGAATACCTCTTTGTTAAAGCCCCTGCTGAAGTAATAGAACCTATAAAAAGTAAAGATAAAATATTTGATGTTTATCTAATTTCATCAATAATTATTTTTATTGCTCATGTAATTATAAAAGAGATTCTCGTACTTTAG
- a CDS encoding amino acid kinase family protein: MKTKIKIKKDEKLGRTFIDFFKLKDKYKKDFRFDVLNTLIKDQQLFVTINTNLCCAVDNSVPMDNIKIIEKYIKDKGYSNIVVPIENTNKKSVFGVMLGAKNKNSSYKLGFILPKNNFDRELYDKLFNIYDMEIGVGLVKDEDETLEDFRKGYFDTLFNNEYLQNNIFVGIMFDKIITDLEVDEDEINNLVKI, translated from the coding sequence ATGAAAACTAAAATCAAAATCAAAAAAGATGAAAAACTAGGTAGAACATTTATTGATTTCTTCAAATTAAAAGATAAGTATAAGAAAGATTTCAGGTTTGATGTATTAAATACTTTGATAAAAGATCAACAGCTATTTGTTACGATTAATACCAATCTATGTTGTGCAGTAGATAATAGTGTACCAATGGACAACATAAAAATAATTGAAAAATATATTAAGGATAAGGGTTATAGCAACATTGTGGTACCTATAGAAAATACTAATAAAAAATCTGTTTTTGGAGTAATGCTAGGTGCAAAGAACAAGAATTCATCTTATAAACTAGGTTTCATATTGCCAAAAAATAACTTTGACAGAGAATTGTATGATAAGTTATTCAACATCTATGATATGGAAATTGGTGTAGGATTAGTGAAAGATGAAGATGAAACCTTAGAAGATTTTAGAAAAGGTTACTTTGATACACTCTTCAACAATGAATATTTACAGAATAATATATTTGTAGGTATTATGTTTGATAAGATAATAACTGACTTGGAAGTAGATGAAGATGAAATTAATAATTTAGTGAAAATATAA
- the trmB gene encoding tRNA (guanosine(46)-N7)-methyltransferase TrmB has translation MRLRNVKGSDEKVSEHSRIIENEKDYKGKWNEKFGNDNPIHIEIGMGKGKFITTLAKNNPNINYIGFEKFTKVLVRALDNLDEEELYNVYAIRMDVEQILDVFEEGEIERIYLNFSDPWPKDRHAKRRLTHHDFLERYEKVLSPNGRICFKTDNKHLFEFSLEEIEKHGWKTEKVTRDLHNSDYVEGNTMTEYEEKFVSLGMPICRLEAFKEKI, from the coding sequence ATGAGATTAAGAAATGTTAAAGGTTCAGATGAAAAAGTATCAGAGCATTCAAGAATAATAGAGAATGAAAAGGATTATAAAGGAAAATGGAATGAAAAATTTGGGAATGACAATCCTATACATATAGAAATTGGAATGGGTAAAGGTAAATTTATAACAACCTTGGCTAAGAATAACCCTAATATCAATTATATTGGGTTCGAAAAATTTACGAAAGTTTTAGTAAGAGCTCTTGATAACCTAGATGAAGAAGAGCTCTATAATGTATATGCAATAAGAATGGATGTTGAACAAATACTTGATGTATTTGAAGAGGGAGAAATAGAAAGAATCTATCTTAACTTCTCTGATCCATGGCCAAAAGATAGACATGCCAAAAGGAGACTTACACACCATGATTTCTTGGAAAGATATGAAAAAGTTTTATCGCCTAATGGCAGGATCTGTTTCAAGACAGATAATAAACACCTATTTGAATTCTCTTTAGAAGAGATTGAAAAACATGGTTGGAAAACAGAAAAGGTCACTAGGGATTTGCATAACAGTGATTATGTTGAAGGTAATACCATGACTGAATATGAAGAAAAATTTGTTAGTCTTGGTATGCCTATTTGTAGATTGGAGGCATTCAAAGAAAAAATCTAA
- a CDS encoding NADH-quinone oxidoreductase subunit NuoE family protein: MEITIDKNEIENYQKLDEIILKYKDKNGMLIYILKKAQDIFGYLPIKVQSYISEKMDIPISTINGVVSFYSLFSQEPTGKYTIGVCLGTACYVKGASDILEAIKEELGLDVGETTHNKMFTLKATRCIGACGLAPVITINDDVYGRLSPSDIPSIIHKYTKNS; the protein is encoded by the coding sequence ATGGAAATAACAATTGATAAAAATGAAATAGAGAATTATCAAAAACTTGATGAGATCATTTTAAAATACAAAGATAAAAATGGTATGTTGATCTATATTTTAAAAAAAGCTCAAGACATCTTTGGATACCTTCCCATCAAGGTCCAATCATATATATCAGAAAAAATGGATATTCCCATATCTACTATTAATGGAGTTGTAAGCTTCTATTCTCTTTTTTCACAAGAACCAACTGGAAAATATACTATAGGTGTTTGTCTAGGTACAGCCTGCTATGTAAAAGGTGCCTCTGATATCTTGGAAGCAATAAAAGAAGAATTAGGCTTGGATGTTGGTGAAACAACACACAATAAAATGTTCACATTAAAAGCGACTAGATGTATCGGTGCATGTGGACTAGCTCCAGTAATAACCATCAATGATGATGTATATGGGCGTCTATCTCCCTCAGATATACCTTCAATAATCCATAAATACACAAAAAACTCATAA